The proteins below come from a single Aegilops tauschii subsp. strangulata cultivar AL8/78 chromosome 6, Aet v6.0, whole genome shotgun sequence genomic window:
- the LOC109752345 gene encoding histone-lysine N-methyltransferase ATXR6, with protein MGPATQQRHRTRAGRPASRRPRVPAADKDDGGVRCEACGSGRHADELLLCDGCDRGLHIFCLRPILPRVPAGDWFCPSCAAAATTSSSAKSAAVVQTKMPKQFPLIQTKIVDFFKIQRRPAAVAADPPEGKKRKRKAATALVVSKKKSRKLLPFTPSEDPVRRLTQMASLATALTATGAVFSNDLTYVPGMAPRSANQSALEAGGMQVLPREDAETLSLCKRMMEQGEWPPLLVVFDPVEGFTVEADRHIKDLTIITEYVGDVDYLTNREHDDGDSMMTLLSAAPPSKSLVICPDKRSNIARFINGINNHTPEGRKKQNLKCVRFAIDGECHCLLVANRDISKGERLYYDYNGDEHEYPTHHFV; from the exons ATGGGCCCCGCCACGCAGCAGCGCCACCGGACGCGCGCGGGGCGCCCGGCCTCCAGGCGGCCCAGGGTTCCGGCGGCCGACAAAGACGACGGCGGCGTCAGGTGCGAGGCGTGCGGGTCCGGCCGCCACGCGGACGAGCTGCTGCTCTGCGACGGCTGCGACCGCGGCCTCCACATCTTCTGCCTCCGCCCCATCCTCCCGCGCGTGCCCGCCGGCGACTGGTTCTGCCCctcctgcgccgccgccgccaccacctcgTCGTCGGCCAAATCCGCCGCCGTCGTCCAGACCAAGATGCCCAAAC AGTTCCCGCTGATCCAGACGAAGATCGTCGATTTCTTCAAGATCCAGCGCCGCCCGGCGGCCGTGGCCGCCGATCCGCCGGAGGGGAAGAAGAGGAAGCGGAAGGCCGCCACCGCGCTGGTGGTGTCCAAGAAGAAGAGCCGGAAGCTGCTGCCCTTCACCCCCAGCGAGGACCCCGTCCGGCGCCTCACGCAGATGGCCTCGCTCGCCACCGCGCTCACGGCCACCGGCGCCGTCTTCAGCAACGACCTCACCTACGTGCCCGGCATGGCGCCCCGCTCCGCCAACCAGTCCGCCCTCGAGGCGGGAGGGATGCAG GTGCTGCCGAGGGAGGATGCAGAGACCTTGAGCCTGTGCAAGAGGATGATGGAGCAAGGGGAATGGCCCCCTCTCCTCGTCGTCTTCGATCCAGTGGAAGG ATTCACGGTCGAGGCAGACAGGCACATCAAGGACCTGACCATCATCACCGAGTACGTCGGCGATGTGGACTACCTTACAAACCGCGAGCACGACGACGGCGACAGCATGATGACCCTGCTCTCCGCCGCGCCCCCATCCAAGAGCCTGGTCATCTGCCCCGACAAGCGGAGCAACATTGCGCGGTTCATCAACGGGATCAACAACCACACGCC GGAAGGCAGGAAGAAGCAGAACCTCAAGTGCGTGCGGTTCGCCATCGACGGCGAGTGCCACTGTCTCCTGGTGGCCAACAGGGACATCTCCAAGGGGGAGAGGCTGTACTACGACTACAACGGTGACGAGCACGAGTACCCAACTCACCATTTTGTATGA